In Castor canadensis chromosome 11, mCasCan1.hap1v2, whole genome shotgun sequence, a single genomic region encodes these proteins:
- the Fcmr gene encoding immunoglobulin mu Fc receptor isoform X1, with product MNLWLWSLYFLPLSGALRILPEVQLDGELGGSVIIECPLSDVHMRMYLCREMATSGICATVVSNSFVKDEYRNRVSLKPCSDKNLFLVEITELTESDSGVYACGLGKFTDRGKTQKVTLNVHNEYEPFWEEEPIPEPPKLFHKFLHLQVPTWFQTVAQTNSEIISKVTTPTQKIEGLTVHHSAPTTPVTHHPQVSTASSVAAVKPPTLLPSTTASKTSAQEGMLRPQGASYNHQTRLHRERAFNHGSQSERPDQGFHILIPTTLGLFLLALLGLVAKRAIQRRKASSRRVRRLAVRMSNLEASHQPQSQRPRASHRPRSQSNVYSACPRRARMPDPTGQRAAPLPDPPAAARPAPQQISESPWFHDQYLKTSCEYVTLCHQPAAKMEDTDSNDYINIPSLTHLPSCPRGPRPWCQ from the exons TATCTGGGGCTCTGAGGATCCTCCCAGAAGTACAGCTGGATGGAGAGCTGGGTGGATCCGTTATCATCGAGTGTCCGCTTTCTGATGTGCACATGAGGATGTATCTGTGCCGGGAGATGGCTACATCTGGAATATGTGCTACTGTGGTGTCCAACAGCTTTGTCAAGGACGAATACAGGAATCGTGTCTCTCTGAAGCCATGCTCAGACAAGAATCTGTTCCTAGTAGAGATAACAGAGCTGACTGAAAGTGATAGTGGAGTCTATGCCTGTGGGTTGGGCAAATTCACAGACCGGGGCAAGACCCAGAAAGTCACCCTGAATGTACACAATG AATATGAGCCATTCTGGGAAGAGGAGCCGATACCTGAGCCTCCAAAATTGTTTCACAAATTTCTGCACCTGCAGGTGCCCACCTGGTTCCAGACGGTTGCACAAACCAATTCTGAAATCATATCCAAAG TTACTACGCCAACTCAAAAGATTGAGGGTCTTACGGTTCACCATTCCGCCCCCACCACTCCAGTAACCCATCATCCTCAAGTTTCCACAGCATCTTCGGTAGCAGCTGTCAAGCCCCCAACCCTTCTGCCATCCACCACGGCCTCAAAGACCTCAGCACAGGAAGGGATGCTCAGGCCCCAGGGAGCCAGCTACAACCACCAAACCAGGCTGCACAGAGAgag AGCATTCAACCATGGCTCACAGTCAGAGAGGCCAGACCAAGGATTTCATATCTTGATACCGACCACACTGGGCCTTTTTCTGTTGGCCCTTCTGGGGCTGGTGGCAAAAAGAGCCATTCAAAGGAGGAAAG CCAGCTCCAGGCGGGTCCGCCGACTGGCGGTGAGGATGAGTAACCTGGAGGCCTCCCACCAGCCCCAATCACAGCGACCCCGCGCGTCGCACCGGCCGCGCTCCCAGAGCAATGTCTACAGCGCCTGTCCCCGGCGCGCTCGGATGCCGGACCCCACGG GGCAGAGGGCGGCTCCTCTTCCGGATCCCCCAGCAGCGGCGCGCCCCGCCCCGCAGCAG ATATCTGAATCCCCCTGGTTCCATGACCAATATTTGAAGACTAGCTGTGAATATGTGACCTTGTGCCACCAGCCTGCTGCCAAGATGGAGGACACTGATTCAAATGATTACATCAATATTCCCAGCCTGACTCACCTTCCCAGCTGTCCCCGGGGGCCCAGACCTTGGTGTCAATGA
- the Fcmr gene encoding immunoglobulin mu Fc receptor isoform X3 yields the protein MNLWLWSLYFLPLSGALRILPEVQLDGELGGSVIIECPLSDVHMRMYLCREMATSGICATVVSNSFVKDEYRNRVSLKPCSDKNLFLVEITELTESDSGVYACGLGKFTDRGKTQKVTLNVHNEYEPFWEEEPIPEPPKLFHKFLHLQVPTWFQTVAQTNSEIISKVSTASSVAAVKPPTLLPSTTASKTSAQEGMLRPQGASYNHQTRLHRERAFNHGSQSERPDQGFHILIPTTLGLFLLALLGLVAKRAIQRRKASSRRVRRLAVRMSNLEASHQPQSQRPRASHRPRSQSNVYSACPRRARMPDPTGQRAAPLPDPPAAARPAPQQISESPWFHDQYLKTSCEYVTLCHQPAAKMEDTDSNDYINIPSLTHLPSCPRGPRPWCQ from the exons TATCTGGGGCTCTGAGGATCCTCCCAGAAGTACAGCTGGATGGAGAGCTGGGTGGATCCGTTATCATCGAGTGTCCGCTTTCTGATGTGCACATGAGGATGTATCTGTGCCGGGAGATGGCTACATCTGGAATATGTGCTACTGTGGTGTCCAACAGCTTTGTCAAGGACGAATACAGGAATCGTGTCTCTCTGAAGCCATGCTCAGACAAGAATCTGTTCCTAGTAGAGATAACAGAGCTGACTGAAAGTGATAGTGGAGTCTATGCCTGTGGGTTGGGCAAATTCACAGACCGGGGCAAGACCCAGAAAGTCACCCTGAATGTACACAATG AATATGAGCCATTCTGGGAAGAGGAGCCGATACCTGAGCCTCCAAAATTGTTTCACAAATTTCTGCACCTGCAGGTGCCCACCTGGTTCCAGACGGTTGCACAAACCAATTCTGAAATCATATCCAAAG TTTCCACAGCATCTTCGGTAGCAGCTGTCAAGCCCCCAACCCTTCTGCCATCCACCACGGCCTCAAAGACCTCAGCACAGGAAGGGATGCTCAGGCCCCAGGGAGCCAGCTACAACCACCAAACCAGGCTGCACAGAGAgag AGCATTCAACCATGGCTCACAGTCAGAGAGGCCAGACCAAGGATTTCATATCTTGATACCGACCACACTGGGCCTTTTTCTGTTGGCCCTTCTGGGGCTGGTGGCAAAAAGAGCCATTCAAAGGAGGAAAG CCAGCTCCAGGCGGGTCCGCCGACTGGCGGTGAGGATGAGTAACCTGGAGGCCTCCCACCAGCCCCAATCACAGCGACCCCGCGCGTCGCACCGGCCGCGCTCCCAGAGCAATGTCTACAGCGCCTGTCCCCGGCGCGCTCGGATGCCGGACCCCACGG GGCAGAGGGCGGCTCCTCTTCCGGATCCCCCAGCAGCGGCGCGCCCCGCCCCGCAGCAG ATATCTGAATCCCCCTGGTTCCATGACCAATATTTGAAGACTAGCTGTGAATATGTGACCTTGTGCCACCAGCCTGCTGCCAAGATGGAGGACACTGATTCAAATGATTACATCAATATTCCCAGCCTGACTCACCTTCCCAGCTGTCCCCGGGGGCCCAGACCTTGGTGTCAATGA
- the Il24 gene encoding interleukin-24 — translation MVREPAQPSATIKKNSRLQTVSCPAPLTGPKMGSGLQTAALPFLSLILLVWSQVPGLQGHEFRFGSCRVEGVVLPELWEAFQAMKHTVQAQDNVTSVRLLKQEVLQNVSDTESCYLIHALLKFYLNTVFKNYHKKIVEFKILKSFSTLANNFLAIMSKLQPSQENETFSISESAHRRFLLFRGAFKQLDIEAALTKAFGEVDILLTWMEKFYQL, via the exons ATGGTGAGAGAACCTGCGCAACCTTCTGCTACTATAAAGAAAAACAGCCGCCTCCAAACAGTCAGCTGTCCAGCACCCCTCACAGGACCCAAG ATGGGCTCTGGACTGCAGACGGCTGCCCTTCCTTTCCTAAGTCTGATCCTGCTTGTCTGGAGCCAGGTGCCAGGGCTCCAGGGCCACGAATTCCGATTTGGGTCCTGCCGAGTAGAGGGGGTAGTTCTCCCTGAACTATGGGAGGCCTTCCAGGCCATGAAGCACACTGTG CAAGCTCAGGATAACGTCACAAGTGTCCGGctgctgaagcaggaggttctgcAGAACGTCTCG GACACTGAGAGCTGTTACCTTATCCATGCCCTGCTGAAATTCTACTTGAACACTGTTTTCAAAAACTACCACAAGAAAATTGTGGAATTCAAGATCCTGAAGTCATTCTCTACTCTGGCCAACAACTTTTTGGCTATCATGTCAAAACTACAACCCAGT CAGGAAAATGAGACATTTTCCATCAGTGAGAGTGCACACAGACGGTTTCTGCTGTTCCGGGGAGCATTCAAACAG TTGGACATAGAAGCAGCACTGACCAAAGCATTTGGGGAAGTGGACATTCTCCTGACCTGGATGGAGAAATTCTACCAACTCTGA
- the Fcmr gene encoding immunoglobulin mu Fc receptor isoform X2: MNLWLWSLYFLPLSGALRILPEVQLDGELGGSVIIECPLSDVHMRMYLCREMATSGICATVVSNSFVKDEYRNRVSLKPCSDKNLFLVEITELTESDSGVYACGLGKFTDRGKTQKVTLNVHNEYEPFWEEEPIPEPPKLFHKFLHLQVPTWFQTVAQTNSEIISKVTHHPQVSTASSVAAVKPPTLLPSTTASKTSAQEGMLRPQGASYNHQTRLHRERAFNHGSQSERPDQGFHILIPTTLGLFLLALLGLVAKRAIQRRKASSRRVRRLAVRMSNLEASHQPQSQRPRASHRPRSQSNVYSACPRRARMPDPTGQRAAPLPDPPAAARPAPQQISESPWFHDQYLKTSCEYVTLCHQPAAKMEDTDSNDYINIPSLTHLPSCPRGPRPWCQ, translated from the exons TATCTGGGGCTCTGAGGATCCTCCCAGAAGTACAGCTGGATGGAGAGCTGGGTGGATCCGTTATCATCGAGTGTCCGCTTTCTGATGTGCACATGAGGATGTATCTGTGCCGGGAGATGGCTACATCTGGAATATGTGCTACTGTGGTGTCCAACAGCTTTGTCAAGGACGAATACAGGAATCGTGTCTCTCTGAAGCCATGCTCAGACAAGAATCTGTTCCTAGTAGAGATAACAGAGCTGACTGAAAGTGATAGTGGAGTCTATGCCTGTGGGTTGGGCAAATTCACAGACCGGGGCAAGACCCAGAAAGTCACCCTGAATGTACACAATG AATATGAGCCATTCTGGGAAGAGGAGCCGATACCTGAGCCTCCAAAATTGTTTCACAAATTTCTGCACCTGCAGGTGCCCACCTGGTTCCAGACGGTTGCACAAACCAATTCTGAAATCATATCCAAAG TAACCCATCATCCTCAAGTTTCCACAGCATCTTCGGTAGCAGCTGTCAAGCCCCCAACCCTTCTGCCATCCACCACGGCCTCAAAGACCTCAGCACAGGAAGGGATGCTCAGGCCCCAGGGAGCCAGCTACAACCACCAAACCAGGCTGCACAGAGAgag AGCATTCAACCATGGCTCACAGTCAGAGAGGCCAGACCAAGGATTTCATATCTTGATACCGACCACACTGGGCCTTTTTCTGTTGGCCCTTCTGGGGCTGGTGGCAAAAAGAGCCATTCAAAGGAGGAAAG CCAGCTCCAGGCGGGTCCGCCGACTGGCGGTGAGGATGAGTAACCTGGAGGCCTCCCACCAGCCCCAATCACAGCGACCCCGCGCGTCGCACCGGCCGCGCTCCCAGAGCAATGTCTACAGCGCCTGTCCCCGGCGCGCTCGGATGCCGGACCCCACGG GGCAGAGGGCGGCTCCTCTTCCGGATCCCCCAGCAGCGGCGCGCCCCGCCCCGCAGCAG ATATCTGAATCCCCCTGGTTCCATGACCAATATTTGAAGACTAGCTGTGAATATGTGACCTTGTGCCACCAGCCTGCTGCCAAGATGGAGGACACTGATTCAAATGATTACATCAATATTCCCAGCCTGACTCACCTTCCCAGCTGTCCCCGGGGGCCCAGACCTTGGTGTCAATGA